The Ignavibacteria bacterium genome window below encodes:
- a CDS encoding sodium/solute symporter (Members of the Solute:Sodium Symporter (SSS), TC 2.A.21 as described in tcdb.org, catalyze solute:Na+ symport. Known solutes for members of the family include sugars, amino acids, nucleosides, inositols, vitamins, urea or anions, depending on the system.) — MPTSFSNLDFAIVIIYFIIVLSIGYYFRKKGKTSTDYFLASRNVGWIAIGASLFATNISSEHFLGLAGTGSKSGLAVGHFEWLAVLIVLLLGWVFTPFYLKSGVFTMPEFLERRYNSAARYYLSIVSIIAYVLTKISISLYAGGILLNAVVGWDMYTSAIVIVLITGLYTVIGGLAAVIYTDLVQMFILIFGSIALTLIGLNQAGGWDAVVASTPIDFWSMFKPMSDPDFPWTGIVLGAPILGVWYWCTDQYIVQRVLSARNLDHAQSGTIFAGFLKILPVFILVLPGVIAYSLSNGEVTGDKAYAWMVTTLLPSGLKGIVVAGLLAALMSSLSAMFNSTSTLLTIDIFKRMRPNADEQRIVRFGKLATGVMVLLGLLWIPFIGLLSDERMYVYLQSVQAYISPPIAAVFLFGIFWNGVNGKGAIASLLTGLILGAFRFIIEVQNKIEPIQNEFQKYIAEVNFLHYAVFLFVVCSSVLVAVSYATLKPEKTQLKNLTFSEVEVDFHKKTKWRHVNIVLSILLILILLSLWWVFR, encoded by the coding sequence GTGCCGACATCATTTTCAAACTTAGACTTCGCAATTGTTATTATCTATTTCATAATTGTCCTTTCTATCGGATACTACTTTAGAAAAAAAGGGAAAACCAGCACAGATTATTTTCTTGCCAGCAGAAATGTTGGCTGGATTGCAATTGGAGCGTCTTTGTTTGCAACGAACATTTCAAGTGAACACTTTCTTGGATTAGCTGGAACCGGCTCGAAATCAGGGCTTGCTGTTGGACATTTTGAGTGGCTCGCAGTTTTAATTGTACTTTTGCTTGGCTGGGTCTTCACTCCATTTTATTTGAAGTCGGGAGTTTTCACTATGCCCGAGTTTCTCGAAAGGCGGTATAATTCAGCTGCGAGATATTATTTAAGCATTGTTTCCATCATTGCATACGTTCTCACAAAAATTTCTATTTCACTTTATGCAGGAGGAATTTTATTAAATGCTGTTGTCGGCTGGGATATGTACACCTCTGCAATCGTGATTGTTTTGATCACCGGATTGTACACGGTTATTGGCGGACTCGCTGCTGTAATTTATACTGATTTAGTGCAAATGTTTATCTTGATTTTTGGTTCTATTGCACTCACGCTAATCGGATTGAACCAAGCAGGCGGATGGGATGCAGTGGTTGCGAGCACACCGATTGATTTTTGGAGTATGTTCAAACCGATGAGCGATCCGGATTTTCCATGGACAGGCATCGTTTTGGGTGCACCTATCTTGGGAGTGTGGTATTGGTGCACGGATCAATATATTGTTCAAAGAGTTTTAAGTGCGCGCAATCTCGATCATGCACAGAGCGGAACTATCTTTGCGGGATTTTTGAAAATATTACCTGTCTTTATTTTAGTTCTTCCTGGAGTGATTGCATACAGTCTTTCGAATGGAGAAGTGACAGGCGATAAAGCTTATGCATGGATGGTGACCACGCTGCTTCCATCCGGATTGAAAGGAATTGTTGTTGCCGGCTTGCTTGCCGCATTAATGTCTTCCCTTAGTGCGATGTTCAATTCAACTTCAACTCTACTCACGATTGATATTTTCAAACGAATGCGTCCGAACGCCGATGAACAAAGAATCGTACGATTCGGCAAGCTCGCTACTGGAGTTATGGTTTTACTTGGTTTGTTATGGATTCCTTTCATTGGATTATTGAGCGATGAAAGAATGTATGTTTATCTGCAAAGCGTACAGGCATATATTTCCCCGCCGATTGCAGCAGTTTTTCTTTTTGGGATTTTTTGGAATGGAGTAAATGGAAAAGGAGCCATCGCATCGCTTCTAACTGGATTAATTCTCGGTGCTTTTAGATTTATAATTGAAGTTCAGAATAAAATCGAGCCGATCCAAAATGAATTTCAAAAATACATTGCTGAAGTGAATTTTCTGCATTACGCTGTTTTTCTGTTTGTGGTTTGTTCATCTGTTTTGGTTGCAGTCAGCTATGCAACATTAAAGCCTGAAAAGACGCAGCTAAAAAATCTCAC